DNA sequence from the Caulobacter segnis genome:
GCGCGCCGCTCCAGGTCGGGCGCCGAGAGCCCGAACTGCTCGACATAGCCCCGGATGGCGGCCAGGTAGGTGTCCTGATCCATCGGCGGGAAGCCGATCCACAGGCCGAAGCGGTCGGAGACGCTCATCTCCTCCTCGGCGTTCTCGGCGGCGGCGATGGCGCCCTGGCGCTCGACGTGGTCGCGCGGCATCAGGTGGCGGCGGTTCGAGGTGGCGACGAACAGGACGTTCTCGGGCGGACCCGAGACGCCGCCCTCCAGCGCGGACTTCAGGGCCTTGGCGGCCGCGGCGCCGTCCTCGAAGGAGAGATCGTCGCAGAGCACCACGAAGCGCTCGGACCGGGCGCGCAGCAGGTCGAACAGCGGCGGCAGGGCCGCAACCTCGTCGCGATCGACCTCGATCAGCTTCAGGTCGGGGAATTCACGGGCCAGGGCGACGAAGGCGGCCTTGGTCACCGAGCTCTTGCCCGTGCCGCGCACGCCCCACAGCAGCACGTGGTTGCAGGGCAGCCCCACGGCGAAGCGGCGCAGGTTCTCGACGAAGCGCG
Encoded proteins:
- a CDS encoding ATP-binding protein is translated as MTDAISSSTGPLLARIADALERLAPPPPPAPDFGAARLFRHEPRDGAFVPAPDYPLPLDSLVGIDRQKTRFVENLRRFAVGLPCNHVLLWGVRGTGKSSVTKAAFVALAREFPDLKLIEVDRDEVAALPPLFDLLRARSERFVVLCDDLSFEDGAAAAKALKSALEGGVSGPPENVLFVATSNRRHLMPRDHVERQGAIAAAENAEEEMSVSDRFGLWIGFPPMDQDTYLAAIRGYVEQFGLSAPDLERRALQWSTQRGARSGRVAWQFVRDLAGELGVKLPA